The following proteins are co-located in the Acidobacteriota bacterium genome:
- a CDS encoding DJ-1/PfpI family protein: MGIIAAVLTVGFGFRGTEEEKEQDDVVYVCPPCGIHCDHLHHKEPGQCPVCGMNLIDKRDLLQAAVLLSPRVPMTQVAGPAQVFLASRGFFTYTVGAGDTRESQGALYSRELFQVKARHSISDAPLPQVLVVAGGDMDILEDEAAMSWVRKAGEEAEAVLGIGTGVAILAKAGLLEGREAALDENLSRLIEYFQLKEAAHYRHDKPWVESGKFITATSADSALDASLILVGNLLGPSQARQAAQSLGRSMPEKQ; the protein is encoded by the coding sequence TTGGGAATTATTGCCGCTGTCTTGACCGTCGGCTTCGGTTTCAGGGGGACAGAAGAGGAGAAAGAGCAGGACGACGTGGTCTACGTTTGTCCGCCTTGCGGCATTCACTGCGATCACCTGCACCACAAGGAACCGGGGCAGTGTCCCGTTTGCGGGATGAACTTGATCGACAAGCGCGACCTGCTGCAGGCGGCTGTACTGCTTTCTCCCAGGGTGCCCATGACTCAGGTGGCGGGGCCGGCTCAGGTCTTTCTGGCCAGCCGGGGATTCTTCACCTATACGGTGGGCGCCGGCGACACCCGGGAAAGCCAGGGAGCGCTTTACTCGCGCGAGCTTTTTCAGGTCAAAGCGCGTCATTCGATCTCCGATGCTCCCCTGCCGCAAGTTCTGGTGGTGGCGGGCGGGGACATGGACATTCTCGAGGATGAAGCCGCCATGTCCTGGGTCCGCAAGGCGGGAGAGGAGGCGGAAGCGGTGCTGGGGATAGGGACCGGCGTCGCCATCCTGGCCAAGGCCGGTCTGCTGGAGGGCAGGGAAGCGGCCCTCGACGAGAACCTTTCGCGCCTGATCGAATACTTCCAGCTCAAGGAAGCAGCTCACTACCGCCACGACAAGCCCTGGGTGGAAAGCGGAAAATTCATCACCGCCACCTCTGCCGACAGTGCGCTGGACGCGTCTCTTATCCTGGTCGGAAACCTGCTGGGACCCAGCCAGGCCCGTCAAGCCGCTCAGTCCCTGGGGCGCTCCATGCCCGAAAAGCAATAA